From the genome of Malus sylvestris chromosome 13, drMalSylv7.2, whole genome shotgun sequence:
ACAACCGCTTCGATGGTGGCCAGAAATCTTCTCACTCCTAGAGACACTAGGATACTTTCCAGGCGGTCCGACGAGCTGGCTGTTCAGGACTCTCTGGCCTACAGCGTCCGATGTGCAGGTTCAGTTTCaaacatgggccaacgccttcTTGCTCGATCTCGTCAGGTTGAGTcgttgatggctgaggtggccaGTCTTCGGCAAGAGGTCAGGATGCTTAGGCACGAGAATaaagagttgcacatgctcgcaactAATTACTCAacaagcatgaagaggaagcttgaccaactGCAGGAGTCCGAAGTTCGGATTCAgagtgatcatcagaggtttgtgacGTTACTCCAGCAGCAACTtctgccttcgtcctctggcgGTTTaccaagtgttgaagctccggATAATCAATCTCTGGTGCTTCGTCTTTCTGGAGCTCCGCCGAGTgatgaggcgccacctgatcatccttgaagatcccttcctgtaaatttgatttgacttttttttttttttttttttttttttggagatatcaatggacatgctttattttattcaatatgTTGTGCTAAAACATATATCTGACTAAGATGTGttacttctttttttattttattttattttatttagatgGTACTTGATGTGCACTATTCTTTTACTCCCTATTTTTTAGAATGAAATTCGTCGTCTTCCCCCTGCTTTCTTCATTTCAATTATTCTATCTCCACCACCTATTTCCTTTTTCATACTTGCGAATAGTAACGTACACCATGACCTGCCTTTcttgttattttctttttttatcatttccttTTGGATGGTGCCTGTCAAtcacttcttttctttgctttcggtggctggtcaccatttgaaaaccttttttttttttttttttttttttttcttatatatgGTGCTTTGTAGGGATGGAACTCGACGGACGGTGAGCTGCAGTCGAggcttcatgaccggctagtcgtttgacggcggtttaTTGAAGTTCTTCGATGTTGTTTGTCACGGACGGAGAGAAGGCCTTTGGGTGTGAGTTgacaaactttggttttgtcAATCTCATTCACAGGCAGCAGCCATGGCGGAGGTGCAGAAGCAGCTGGAGCTTGAGGTAGAATGCAAGGCATTGAGCTTCActaccggctagtcgtttgacggcggtttaTTGAAGTTCTTTGTTGTTGTATGGGCTAACAGTCAAGACCTTGTCTGATTCCAAGATTATTGCTTTCATCCAGTTAATTTTGCTCCCCTTTACTGGTTTGTCATACCCGTCAATGAAATCAAACGAGCTCTTGAATTCATTGGGCAGATTGAGAAGTGCAAAGTCAGCGAAAGCAAATCTGCCTTGGTAAGCAATGTTGTGAATGCAAACGGCTACTTTGGCGGTCTTGTATATGCCTTTAGGCTTGTATATGGCTTTCAGGTAGCATGGAAGCAGGGCGGTGTGCCAATCGTTGGCAATGAAAACAACTTCTTCCCCATATGGTCCAGAAAAATATTTGCTGCTGTTAAGGTTCAGAACTCTTGGTGCTACTAGAGCTGCCTGGTATAGAAGGCTAAAACTACGTTGATTGTCCTTGAAATCAACTCCAGCGACCGGACCATAAATTTTGGATGCAGTTTTCCCCTATACCCTCTCGAGAAACAATGGGTGATCCACGAAAACACTATAAACTCCTCGTTTGTagcagtgaaaaaaaaaattgaactgtTTCGGTTTTATCTCCCACTTTAAGCTCAACTGTGACTTCTGTACCCCATGCATCCTTGTACTGATCATAACGCGGAGAAATCGTCATCACTCGATGCCCATTTGCAGCCATAGTCGGTGGGAGGCCTCCAAGAACATCACCAAGTCCACCAGTTTTACTCCATGGACCAACCTCAGTTCCCAGAAACACTAAATTCATCCCACTTCCACAAACAATGACTCTTGAAGTCTTCCTAGTGCTGTTGACGGTTTTGCCCCCCAAATGCGTATCTCCTGAAGTAGATAGCACTTCAAACACACCATCACCAACCTCAAGTACTGAAACATCGAAAGTACCACCTCCAAGGTCAAATACCAAGATAGTTTCATTGTTCTTTCTGTCAAAATCGTATGCTAAAGAAGCAGCAATAGGTTCATTTATAATCCTAAGAACTTCCAAACCAACAATACGGCCGGCATCTTTTGTAGCAGTTCTTTGAGAGTCATTAAAGTAAGCAGGCACAGTGATCACTGCTTTACCAACTTTATCATTCAAAAACTTTGAAGCATCATCCACAAGCTTCCTCAACACCTGAGCTGAAATTTCTTCAGCGGCGAACTGCTTGCCGATAGCAGGGCAGTCGATCTTGACATTCCCATTCGCATCCCTTACGACCTTGTACGAGACCTGCTTCGACTCCTCGTCCACCTCAGACATCCTCCTCCCAATGAACCTCTTCACGGAGAAAAAGGTGTTCTCAGGGTTCACAACGGCCTGTCGTTTGGCAATCTGGCCCACAAGCCTATCCCCGTTCTTCGTATACACCACCACGGACGGAGTAGTTCTCTGGCCCTCGGCGTTGGTGACGATGGTGGAGCTGTAGATGATGTCCTTTATGATCCCGTCTATCCATGCCGTGGCGACAGAGGAAGTCGATTGGAGGGCGGCGAAATTGAAGAAGCGTGGTGGAATCTAGGGTTAGGACTCACGGAGTGCAGTGGAGGTGACGATAGCATCCTCAGCAACAGTGATGGAGGTGACCTCCACCTTAGCATAACGTGGGCTGCTGGAGGTAGGGTTGGGTTGGGAAAAATGGGGAAAATTGGAACTGGAAAATGGGTACTTTGAGGGTGTTGGGTTCGAAGGAGGGGAAGGTAGGGACGGAGATGGTGGTTGAATTGTCGGCGGCGAAGAAGATTCCTGCGGCAGAAATGGCCGATCTGggcgaagaagaagatgacgaCGTGGGTTGATTCCAATTGGGAAAGTGGGTTTTGGTCTGAATGTTGAAAACAGGGGTGAAGTGGGTAATGAGGGAGAAGATGAGAGCAGTCTCCGCTACATGGTTCTGATTGTTGCGGTGGTGAGTGTGAGGCCGAATTTGGGTGGAGAGCTCGGAAATTTCGAGGAGCTTGGGCCTGGATGGAAACGCGTGGAGCTTGGGCCTGGGTGGCCTCCTTTTGAGGGCtgatggatatatatatatatatatatgtatgtatatgtatataaaagaaatcttttttttttattattatttatatatacatatatttttttttttaaatacataaatttttttttttttagatacaTAGTAATcacatatgtatttttttttcttgtaatgaaattgactttcattaataaaacatttttttttttaaattttattttgatgtgactgaactcgaaatttaatgttcgagctgcctacgtacccctccaaggaaaagatcaagtcaaaacgtagttcagatgcatttttttttttctgatgattttgccgtacacagtttatgctcttgcgggccaggagctttggctgtcgccttttaggggtagtagcgcttcaagaatcttccattgatagggccaatcttcaagccgtcttctgccAATATTAAGTAGGCGCCGTTGGTGTAAACCTCTTGTATTATgtatggtccatcccactttgatgtgaacttgcttttcgtcttgtgagttgtgatgataggcctacgcaatgcgaggacgagatctccagtttggaaagaccttgggcggaccttcttgttgaatgccttggatagccgtgcttggtagcattctaagtgttgttgagcttcgagccttctttcgtcgagtgcttccaactcttgaaggcgcaactttgcattctcctTCTCAGttaagccttcttgtatagccattctcagtgaggggatttgactttcgagcggtagaacagcttccacgccatatacaagagaataaggagtagcttgggtaggagtcctatgtgtcgtccgatatgcccaaagtgcttcgcttattctttcatgccagtctctctttgttcggccgatcaCTTTCTTTAAGagattgcacaatgttttgttgaatgcttctgcaagaccatTGGCCGGGGCATGATACATGAAAGACttatgctgcttgaacttgtatttctcacatAGCTCATCCATGAGTCGGTTGGAGAATTGCTTTCCGTTGTCAGTgatgatgtagcgaggcaccccatatcggtggatgatgtgctccttgatgaaacggacgacagtttccttctttacttcccttagaggtatggcttcagcccacttggagaagtaatctgttgcagctaggatgtaagcttctcctgcagatgattttggagtaattggtcatacgacgtccaatccccatgcatcgaatggccatgaagcagctgtagggtgtaatggctcAGGTGGTTGGTGTATGAAGTTtgcgtggaattggcaggcttggcaccttttggcataTTCCAAGCAgtccttcaccatgcttggccagtagtaccccattcttttgagctggaaatgtagctttggtccagattgatgcGCCCAGCATAtgcctgagtgtgcttcttccatggcttgattaacttcttcctcacctaggcatctcagaagtactccttcGAAAGAGCGTCagtagagtgtttctttgtaatagaggaagcgaggtgctcgtcgacgtatttcgGAGCGGTGTTTATGATCGTCTGGAAGTTTTCCATGCTCTAAGTAATCGATCAGCAGTTGTCTCCACTCTTCaacatcgactggaagtactgagatgacatttgtatcatctagtagcatttcagtgacgagggggatcacccatctttggcagactggcacgtctgcagcttcatcttctcctaatgtcatgcttgaggctaggttggcaaaagcgtctgccatttgattttcttttcttggcacatgctCTAGTGTCACAGTCTCAAACTCTTGTAGCAGTTGAGTTGCCAGCCGAAAGTATGGGATGAGATCATCTTTcttcacctcatattcagttaagagttgattgattatgagcttggagtcgccaaaTATCTCAAGGGCTGTGATTCCCAtattgatcgccatttggagtccgatgatcagtgcttggtactcagcgacattgttggagcataattcgcttagttgaaaggaataaggtaatatatgcctttgtggcgacatgaatactactcctgcccccgctccgtctgctcgtgcagatccgtcgaagaacatcgtccatgttgggaagatgtcgatgtagaacacttcctcgtcaggcaagtcgtttgagattttccaatcaacTGGGATTGGGTGATCGGCAAGAAAGTCTGCCAGCGCTTGTCCCTTtacggctttagctgggacgtagatgatctcatattggttaagaagcaacgcccatttagcgagtcgccctgtcaagacgggtttggacatgacgtatttgaccgggtcagcttttgcaaccaagtggatggtgtatgcatgcatgtaatgcctgagtttctggatggcgaacaccaaggcaagacacatcttttctattggggagtagttcaactcggcGCAGGTAAGGGTTCGGCTGAGGTAGTAAagcgctcattctttctgggattcattctcttgcGCCAAtagtgctccaactgaactttcctgagcggcgatgtataatatgagtggtttcccggGCACAGGTGCCCCCAAGACAGGTGGATTtgacaaatacttttttatgctttcaaaagcattgtggcatgcttcgtcccatacaaacggaacatccttcttcatgagtcggctgaacggttgacaacgccctgcaaggttagagatgaagcgtctgataaAGGCaagccgtccttgtagacttttcagctcatgcaggtttcttggctcaggcatgctttgaatggccttgatttttgattggtccacttcaataccacggtgcttgacaatgaagccgaggaactttccGGAGGTGACGCCAAACGCACATTTTaatgggttcatcttgaggttgtattttcgcagcctttcgaacactactcgtaaatccttcaagtgatctgatcttttctttgttttgaccaccacatcgtccacataacattctacgttcttgtgtagcatgtcattgaagattttctgcattgctcgttgatatgtagctccagcgttctttagaccaaagggcatcaccttgtaacagtagataccttttggagtgcagaatgctgttagttcctcgtcttcgagagccatacgaatttgattgtatccagaagagccgtccatgaatgacagtgcctcgtggccagtggttgcgtccaccatgatttcgatgattggcaaggggaagtcgtCCTTCGGACAAGCGTCGTTGAGGTCCcggaagtctacgcaaacacgtatttgtccagatttcttaaggacgatgacgatgttggagatccacttggggtattgcacctcttgAATGAAtcctgcttcgattagcttgtcaatctctgcctcgatttgtggaatgagctcggatcgatatcgcctttgagtttgctttattagTCGTGTTCCAGgcttgagtttgctttattggtcttgaacgattcatcctatcgaagactgGCGTTCGAGGGGTGGATTTAGGCTcctcttgatcttgttcaatgctcacactgatatgttgagtgctagcatttttcgcttggcttgaaatcttcacgggtgcatttggtgtgaagccaagtccagctttgttgttgttaactccgtaaccatgcttcttcaacttcttttgagtctcggtgaggtcacgttttttattgttgacggtgtttgaaaccttttttccaggattcgaagaagaagcgaagtcgtacccagcttttgacatgagtttATAGGCGTtcggatcaaaaccttcttcagtcctcttggttgggagaaaacTTGGTTCTGCTCtctttggtagagcttttacgaagccttgtggtaatcttgcaaccttagcgttgcttagctgtgtcagaggtagaactgcattcgtcttgagcaactttacattatccacgTACCGttgtgcatcggctttgcttgcttcagtttcgaatggggattgaccattctttcttcttgacattGGGATATATCGGAAAACGGGTGTGTTTAGTACATTTGAGGGCGTCttactccctttggttgttgcaggtttagcaagctcatcatcgtTCTTGCTTAAAGACgacatggcttcttcttcttgcttcttgggcatggcttgccactcctgctttttaggtgttgctttgcccgtggatttgatctcttttggaagagcttcgagCACCATGttttcatccatgtagaacttggcgtctgcaaaatgtgattcggcttcggtgaatggtttggtgtcgccatagatcaccttcactccttctcggtagaatttcaagcattggtgaagggtagacggtactactccatttgcatggatccaaggccttcctaaaagcaagccgtaggaagttcttgcatcaatcaagtggaatatcgtgcttgacttgagttcaccaatagtcatctccactcggatcatgcccatcgctttttgtcctccttgattaaaaccttggattaatAGACGACTTAAGGACAGTTCAtccgccttgatgccgattgtagtcattgttgactttggcatgatgtttatggctgatccaccatccacaagcatgcgattgactttgtgctcccttacgtacccagagacgaagagaggacggttgtgagggttggatcctagcagcaagtct
Proteins encoded in this window:
- the LOC126595490 gene encoding uncharacterized protein LOC126595490 — its product is MASKKAQVVLAANARNKNVITVGGVMSGIITRSKARALSAASSTPASTPPKEQEHLRHEPLITLASLKAPKKESPRKSAISAAGIFFAADNSTTISVPTFPSFEPNTLKIPPRFFNFAALQSTSSVATAWIDGIIKDIIYSSTIVTNAEGQRTTPSVVVYTKNGDRLVGQIAKRQAVVNPENTFFSVKRFIGRRMSEVDEESKQVSYKVVRDANGNVKIDCPAIGKQFAAEEISAQVLRKLVDDASKFLNDKVGKAVITVPAYFNDSQRTATKDAGRIVGLEVLRIINEPIAASLAYDFDRKNNETILVFDLGGGTFDVSVLEVGDGVFEVLSTSGDTHLGGKTVNSTRKTSRVIVCGSGMNLVFLGTEVGPWSKTGGLGDVLGGLPPTMAANGHRVMTISPRYDQYKDAWGTEVTVELKVGDKTETVQFFFSLLQTRSL